Proteins encoded by one window of Musa acuminata AAA Group cultivar baxijiao chromosome BXJ2-9, Cavendish_Baxijiao_AAA, whole genome shotgun sequence:
- the LOC135623073 gene encoding blue copper protein-like, giving the protein MAGCTSSAIGVLLLPLLCCTMWTAFATDHTVGGSTGWANGVDYTKWTSGKTFVAGDSLTFNYGAGVHTVDQVSATDYSSCSASNALSTDGSGQTTVKLSKAGTYYFICGVASHCSNGMKIAVPVKAASPAISPATPPSGSTKPPTAATATPPSASTTPSVSTTPSTTTPTTTAADKQSSAGYVSSASVAMLTGLLALELVLL; this is encoded by the exons ATGGCCGGGTGCACTTCCTCAGCCATCggcgtcctcctcctccccctcctctgcTGCACGATGTGGACGGCGTTCGCCACCGACCACACCGTCGGAGGCTCCACTGGTTGGGCCAACGGGGTTGACTACACTAAGTGGACCTCCGGAAAAACCTTCGTCGCCGGCGACAGCCTCA CGTTCAACTATGGTGCCGGAGTGCACACGGTGGACCAGGTGAGCGCCACCGACTACAGCTCCTGCTCCGCCAGCAACGCCCTCAGCACCGACGGCAGCGGGCAGACGACGGTGAAGCTCTCCAAGGCCGGCACCTACTACTTCATCTGCGGCGTCGCCAGCCACTGCAGCAACGGGATGAAGATCGCGGTCCCCGTCAAGGCGGCGTCCCCCGCCATCTCGCCCGCCACCCCCCCGTCCGGCTCAACCAAGCCTCCCACCGCAGCCACCGCCACCCCGCCCTCCGCAAGCACCACGCCCTCCGTAAGCACCACGCCCTCCACCACCACCCCCACCACCACGGCGGCCGACAAGCAGTCCAGCGCCGGATACGTCTCCTCGGCTTCCGTGGCAATGCTAACCGGGCTGCTGGCGCTCGAGTTGGTGCTCCTTTAG
- the LOC135623074 gene encoding uncharacterized protein LOC135623074, whose translation MEEVKPIPHSPTKKWFLDWQRDGHHEREMLLGVDFSKRSSLCAGDLLQNCDLPPPLKLFSPVEQDDKKAVRSSGVRSEGCCVAGSEVDRWDGDENPSLLRALRLSQTRAREAEKRASQERSRNQDLVGLLLADSLRLSAYRRWVELLEAEVSVLQKRILRPAQKEELGDEGSDPAAAMTWWCTLALSLGIVGVGYALGRCIF comes from the coding sequence ATGGAGGAGGTGAAGCCGATCCCTCATTCGCCAACCAAGAAATGGTTCTTGGATTGGCAGCGTGACGGCCACCACGAGAGGGAGATGTTGCTCGGCGTCGACTTCTCGAAGCGCTCCTCCCTGTGCGCCGGTGACCTCCTCCAGAACTGCGATCTTCCCCCTCCCCTCAAACTCTTCTCCCCCGTCGAACAAGATGACAAGAAAGCTGTCCGGTCCTCTGGTGTTCGGTCCGAAGGATGCTGTGTTGCTGGCAGCGAGGTCGATCGGTGGGATGGCGACGAGAACCCGAGCTTGTTGAGAGCTCTGCGGCTGTCGCAGACCCGGGCGAGGGAGGCGGAGAAGAGGGCGTCGCAGGAGCGCAGCAGGAACCAGGACCTGGTCGGGCTGCTCCTGGCCGACTCGCTCAGGCTGTCTGCTTATAGGCGGTGGGTGGAGCTGCTGGAGGCCGAGGTGTCGGTGTTGCAGAAGAGGATATTGCGGCCAGCGCAGAAGGAGGAGCTCGGAGACGAAGGCTCCGACCCGGCCGCCGCCATGACGTGGTGGTGCACCCTGGCCTTGTCCCTGGGCATTGTCGGGGTGGGCTATGCATTAGGACGATGCATATTCTGA
- the LOC135623075 gene encoding 29 kDa ribonucleoprotein A, chloroplastic-like isoform X1 — MAIPLLRLSSSHNPHLSPSSPSFFSLPSPSRVTCSPRRASGVLLLLLRREISAFAALSSSAPAAPVETAESSGEARTRLIAQNVPWTCTADDIRNLFSKHGTVVDVELSMYNSSKNRGLAFVTMASEEEALAALSHLKSYDLDGRVIKVEFARSVKKAPVVAAGPVPKYNVFVGNLTWRVRSRDLRELFSGSGNILSAEVIFQSNPRRSAGYGFVSFSSKEEAEAAITTLNGNKLMGRRIRLVLGKDQAVDAENKVDTYEQSDEISDEVDAS, encoded by the exons ATGGCGATTCCCCTTCTCCGACTCTCTTCCTCTCACAACCCTCacctctctccctcctccccttcgTTCTTCTCTCTGCCCTCTCCTTCCCGCGTGACATGTTCTCCTAGAAGGGCGAgtggagttctcctcctcctcctccgtcgagagATATCTGCTTTTGCCGCTCTCAGCAGCAGCGCTCCGGCAGCACCAGTGGAAACGGCGGAGAGCTCGGGGGAGGCTCGAACGAGGCTGATCGCCCAAAACGTACCTTGGACCTGCACGGCCGATGACATCAGAAATCTGTTCTCGAAGCACGGCACTGTCGTCGACGTTGAG CTGTCGATGTATAACAGCAGCAAAAATAGAGGATTGGCATTCGTAACAATGGCCTCGGAGGAGGAAGCACTAGCAGCACTTAGTCATCTGAAATCATAT GATTTAGATGGTCGTGTGATCAAGGTGGAATTTGCAAGATCTGTGAAGAAGGCTCCTGTTGTGGCAGCAGGTCCTGTTCCAAAGTATAATGTGTTTGTGGGCAATTTAACTTGGAGGGTAAGATCTCGGGATCTTCGAGAATTATTTAGTGGCAGTGGGAACATCCTATCTGCTGAAGTCATCTTCCAAAGCAATCCAAGAAGATCAGCAGGCTATGGATTTGTCTCGTTCTCATCAAAAGAAGAAGCAGAAGCTGCAATAACCACTCTGAATGGAAAT AAGTTGATGGGAAGACGCATTCGTTTGGTGTTGGGTAAGGATCAAGCAGTTGATGCTGAAAACAAGGTGGATACCTATGAGCAATCAGATGAGATATCAGATGAGGTAGATGCTAGCTGA
- the LOC135623075 gene encoding organelle RRM domain-containing protein 6, chloroplastic-like isoform X2 — translation MAIPLLRLSSSHNPHLSPSSPSFFSLPSPSRVTCSPRRASGVLLLLLRREISAFAALSSSAPAAPVETAESSGEARTRLIAQNVPWTCTADDIRNLFSKHGTVVDVELSMYNSSKNRGLAFVTMASEEEALAALSHLKSYDLDGRVIKVEFARSVKKAPVVAAGPVPKYNVFVGNLTWRKLMGRRIRLVLGKDQAVDAENKVDTYEQSDEISDEVDAS, via the exons ATGGCGATTCCCCTTCTCCGACTCTCTTCCTCTCACAACCCTCacctctctccctcctccccttcgTTCTTCTCTCTGCCCTCTCCTTCCCGCGTGACATGTTCTCCTAGAAGGGCGAgtggagttctcctcctcctcctccgtcgagagATATCTGCTTTTGCCGCTCTCAGCAGCAGCGCTCCGGCAGCACCAGTGGAAACGGCGGAGAGCTCGGGGGAGGCTCGAACGAGGCTGATCGCCCAAAACGTACCTTGGACCTGCACGGCCGATGACATCAGAAATCTGTTCTCGAAGCACGGCACTGTCGTCGACGTTGAG CTGTCGATGTATAACAGCAGCAAAAATAGAGGATTGGCATTCGTAACAATGGCCTCGGAGGAGGAAGCACTAGCAGCACTTAGTCATCTGAAATCATAT GATTTAGATGGTCGTGTGATCAAGGTGGAATTTGCAAGATCTGTGAAGAAGGCTCCTGTTGTGGCAGCAGGTCCTGTTCCAAAGTATAATGTGTTTGTGGGCAATTTAACTTGGAGG AAGTTGATGGGAAGACGCATTCGTTTGGTGTTGGGTAAGGATCAAGCAGTTGATGCTGAAAACAAGGTGGATACCTATGAGCAATCAGATGAGATATCAGATGAGGTAGATGCTAGCTGA
- the LOC135622159 gene encoding transcription factor bHLH94-like has translation MALAEALGFTTKELCNVGCEIGGGGDGRRKLNRGREVAIGKRGSGSSWDTCCSSMLQNFDDWDVDSWSPKTGSAAVCQEGTADRRKRRRTKRFKNKEEVETQRMTHIAVERNRRRLMNEYLAVLRSLMPASYVQKGDQASIVGGAINFVKELEQSVQSLEAQKRIRERSKAAPFADFFTFPQYSSSYSHCTSTSSTDTTATVEAAGRNPSAMADIEVTIVESHANVKIFSRWRPRQLLMLVLGLQNLRLTTLHLNVTTVDEMVLYCFSLKVEDDCQCASVDVIATAVHQIIARIEEEETAHQ, from the exons ATGGCACTGGCCGAAGCACTCGGTTTTACAACGAAGGAGCTGTGTAACGTGGGATGCGAGATAGGTGGTGGCGGCGACGGTCGCAGGAAGCTGAACCGAGGGAGGGAGGTGGCAATAGGGAagcgcggcagcggcagcagctggGACACATGTTGCTCCTCCATGCTGCAAAACTTCGATGACTGGGATGTGGATTCGTGGTCGCCGAAGACCGGATCAGCTGCCGTTTGCCAGGAAGGGACGGCGGACCGGAGGAAGAGGCGGCGCACGAAGCGGTTCAAGAACAAGGAAGAGGTGGAGACCCAGAGGATGACTCACATTGCGGTGGAGCGCAACCGGCGGAGACTGATGAATGAGTACCTCGCCGTGCTCCGGTCACTCATGCCCGCCTCCTACGTCCAAAAA GGTGATCAAGCATCGATCGTTGGAGGTGCCATAAATTTCGTCAAAGAGCTTGAGCAGTCAGTCCAATCCCTCGAGGCTCAGAAGCGCATCAGGGAACGATCAAAGGCGGCTCCTTTCGCTGACTTCTTCACCTTCCCCCAGTACTCATCCAGCTACTCGCACTGCACTAGCACTTCTAGCACCGACACTACCGCCACCGTCGAAGCGGCGGGCAGGAACCCATCGGCCATGGCTGACATCGAGGTCACCATCGTCGAGAGCCATGCCAACGTCAAGATCTTCTCGAGGTGGCGACCCAGGCAGCTGCTGATGCTGGTGCTGGGCCTGCAGAACCTGCGGCTGACGACGCTTCACCTCAACGTGACCACCGTCGACGAAATGGTTCTCTACTGTTTCAGTCTCAAG GTAGAAGACGATTGCCAGTGTGCATCAGTGGATGTGATCGCCACTGCAGTCCACCAAATAATTGCAAGGATCGAGGAGGAGGAGACTGCTCACCAGTAA